TTCGTCCTGGTGCAAGAAGTCGTCGCCAAGGGAGCCCAGAGCTTCATCGATTTCCCGCCGATGCAAAAGGGCGCATCGTTCAACATGGAAGCGGTGAAGGCGCAAGTCGAAAAAGCGATCGCGGGCCACGCGGGATCGTAACAAAAACCTCGATTCCGACACTACAGGGGCGTCCGGCAACGGACGCCCCCCTTTTTTGATAAAGGCAAGAACGCGCCCGCCCGCGCAAGAAGAACCCGCCATGCGATCCAGTTCTATCTTCTTACTAGTGGCGGTTCTGATGCTCGCCGCCGGGTGCTCCGCAAAGCAGCCAGGCGCTCACGGCGCCCAACCGAGCCGCGGGGTAATGATTGGCCAGCCAGCTCCGGCGATCGCGCTCAAAGACATCGACGGCAAGCCGGTCACGCTCGCGCAATACCGCGGCAAGCCTGTGTTCATCAACACGTTCGCGACCTGGTGCCCGCCTTGCAAACAGGAGTTGCCCGACATCGTCAAAGCCTACCCGCAATACAAAGACAAAGTGGTCTTCCTGGGCATCGACGAGCAAGAAGACGCCGAGCTGGTCATCCCGTTCCTGAAACGCTTTGGGATCACGTATCAGGTGGCGCTCGACCCCGGCAGCTTCGCAGATACGTATGAGGTCAGCTCTCTGCCTGCCAGCTTTTTCATCGATACGAACGGCGTCGTCCAGAAAGTGTACCGCGGCTTCATGACCCCGGCGGCGTTCAAGGATAACATCGCCACGATTTACAAATCCTAACCAAGAAATATATGGAGCGGTCGAATTCATTCGACCGCGCACCAAGGTAACGCATGCGCTCACTTGCCGCCGTAGTGCTCACCGCACTCATGCTCAACGCCGCCGCGCCCGTGCCCGCGCGGGCCATGAGCACGGCGACCGAGGTCTCCAAAGGCGCGGCGATCTCCAAAGAGGTCGACCGACAGAGCCTGCTCGTCGACGACCCGTTTCTCACCAACTGGGTCACCGGCATCGGCAATAATCTGGCCAAGTATCGCGCGCGCGAAGACATCAATTACACGTTCAGCATCATCAATTCCGACGAGATCAATGCGTTCTCTCTGCCGGGCGGCTTCGTGCACGTCGACATGGGGCTGCTCAACGCCGTCTCCTCCGACGACGAGCTGGCCGGCGTGATGGCGCACGAGATAGGCCATGTGGAACGGCGCCACGCGATCACGATGGAGGAGAAGGCCCAAGCCCTCGGCGTCCTCATCGGCGTGCTGTCGATCCTCTCGCCGATCGCTTCGATCTTCAGCGGCTACGGCGGCGACCTCGCGATGACCAAGTTCTCGCGCGAAGACGAGCTGCAGGCCGACCAGTACGGACTGCAGCTCATGTCGCGCGCCGGTTACGACCCCCAGTCGATGGTAGACTTCATGGACTCGCTGCGCAAGATGTCCGAACAGCCCGAGAGCAAAGCCGATAAGGCGTTCCTGGACCACCCGGTGCCCAGCGACCGCATCGCGCACCTCGAAGGCTACGGGCCGCTCGACAATCCCACCGCCGCGCAGATCACGGCCGACGCGATCCACGATGAGAGCGAAGGCCGCTACTCGTATTCTGCGGATCGTTTCCAACAGGCGCTGCACGCGCAGCCCACCGACACGCTCGCCTCCGAGCACCTGGCCGCGGTGCAGGTCGCGCTCAAAGACACGTGGCCGCATCCCGCGCCCGGCACCCAGTACCAGTTCGCGTTCGAGCTCGATCCCGCCGGACGCGCGTCGACCGCCGCCGAGATCCAGCAGGCGCTGAGCATCACTCGAAACGACGTGGCGCTGGCCCGCGAGCAGGAGAAATGGGGCATTCGCGATGCCGAGTCGCTCAGCACGCAATTGCACTCCTTGTCCGGCGGCGTGCCCAACCTCGGCCAGCCCAAGACCCCGAATAACAACCTTGCCGTCGCGATCGGCGCGCTCGACCGCATGGTCATCGACATCAACGGATCCCTCGGCCTGACCGGCGACGTCATGTCCAGCGCACCCGGCCTCATCAACGACAACCAGGCGATGCTCGGTGATATGGGCCAACGGCTGCTCGACAGCTCGCAGACGCCGCAAACGGTGATCGCGCACTACCCTGCGATCGCGCAAGGGTTGACGACGTCATCGGATGAGCTGGTGCGCTCGATCGACCGCGCGCGCGCCGCGGTGACCGCCGCCACCGACAGCGTCAACGCGCTCAAGGATTACTTCGTGGTGCTCGACACGATCGACACCACCTCGGGTGACATCAAACCGGCAGACATGCCCAGAGTCCAGGCCGCGCTTGCCAAAGCGCAAGCCAGCTGGGACCAGGTCGAAGCCATGGCGCTGCAAGCGGATGATGAGGTCTACGCGGCGCAGAGCCGCTGGCTCTCGGCGCACATCACGATGCTCGATCTGACCTCGACGTCGGACCGTTACGGCGACTTCCGCAAAGCGATGGCCTATCGCTTTCCGGGCGTGAACACGCCGGACTATAGCGCGGTCATGCGCAGTGGCCTGACCCCGGGCGACATCAGCTGCCTGGCGTGGCTATCGTTTGAGACCAAGCAGCCGGTCGACCAGCTGGTTTCGCAGGCGCAAGACAGCGGCGAGAGCTGCGAGGACATGGCGCTGGCCCGCGGGCTGCTCACGGAGTCGATGGAGATCGCGCAGGGCTTGATGTATCAGGACTACATCGACCGCCCCCACAAGGCGAAATGATCCGTTTCATGCGCCCAGACGTTACCGACTCGAAGCACTGATCTAGGCTCTTCGAGGGAGGTCCGCAGACGTGCGGCGTGTTCTTGCAGTGGTCATGTCGGCGGCGGCACTTCTCCTGAGCGCACCGGCGAGCGCGCACCCGCTGGGCAACTTCACCATCAACCATCTTGTGAAGGCCGCGATCACTCCCGATCGGCTGCGCGTCAAGTACGTGCTCGATATCGCCGAGATCCCGACGTTCCAGATCATGCGCGAACGCGGCATCGAAGGACCGGACCAAGCGGCACTGCTCGACCGCTGGGCGACCGATGAAATCGCCGTCGTCAGTGCTGGGCTGACGGTTACTCTCGACGGTGCGCCGCTACAACTCATCCCATCGAGCGCGCGCGCTTCGACCCGCCCCGGTGCCGGCGGACTGCCCACGCTGTATTGGGTCGGCGAATTCTCCGCGCCGCTGCCGGCGGCGCATGCAGATCGGACGCTGACGATCGCCGACGCGGTCTATCGAGGGCGCATCGGTTGGAAAGACATCGTCGTCGTTCCCGACCGCGAGCCGACGGACGAGCTGAGATCCTACCCGAACGCGCTGCTCGGCTCGCCGCGCGAGATCAATGGTGTCAGCCTGAGACTCGCCGCTGACGGCCGAGTGCTCGCGCGCACGAATTCGTCAAGCGCGCAAGCGGCGCCGGCGGGCTCGACCTCGCAGATCCGTTCGAACGCGTTGTCGGACTTGCTGGCCGAGGGCGCGGCGAGTCCGTGGCTTGTGCTGCTTACACTGCTCACGGCCATCGGCCTCGGCGCACTGCACGCCCTCGAGCCGGGTCACGGCAAGACGCTGCTCGCTGTTTCGCTGGTCGGCGCACGCGCGACCGCGCAACAGGCGCTGATCCTCGCCGTCGGTCTGACCTTCGCGCACACGGCGGGCGTCCTCGCGCTCGGACTGCTCATGCTTGCCGCCGCGCAGTGGATCGTGCCCGAGAACATCTACCCGTGGATCACGCTTGCGTCGGGTGCGATGGTCGCCGTCCTCGGGGCGAATGCGCTGTCGCGCATCATCAAGATCCGCCGCGGCGACGCCCACGCGCACGTGCACCCTCACCACCACGAGGGCGACGTGGAGCGGTCGAACGGGAGCGGTATGGAGCGGTCGAATTCATTCGACCGCCACGGCCACGCCCACGATCATAGCCACAGCCACGTTCCGCCCGGAACAGCGCCGCTCTCGTTTCGCAGCGTCGTCCTGGTCGCGATGAGCGGCAACATCGCGCCGTGTCCGGCAGCGCTCGTCGTGCTGCTCGCCGCGCTCAGCTTGCATCAACTCGGCTATGGACTGCTCGTGATCGTCGCCTTCAGCGTCGGCCTCGCCGGCGTGCTCACGGGTCTCGGCATCGCGCTCGTCCATGGCGCTTCATGGCTCTCGAAGCGGCCCGCGCTCGAGACGTTCGTGCGCTACGGTCCGCTTGTCTCCGCTACGGTCATCGCGCTCATCGGCGCCGCCATGCTCGGACAGGGCGCCGCGGCTTCGACCCTGCACGCGCCCGCCATTCTCGTGAGCGCACTGGTGGGCAGCGCGATCGCCGGCTACGCCTTCTCGCCGGGTCACGTGCACGAGCCCGAACACGATCAGATGCATGCAGGCGCATCAGCTCACGCCCTCCAAGCTGAGGCGCCATGATCGGCCACGTCGACCCGACGCTGTCGCTCAGCGCCATCGCGTATACCGTCTTCGTGCTCGGACTGCGCCACGGTGCAGACCCCGACCACCTTGCTGCGATCGACAACCTCACGCGCAACAGCCTTGGCGCCAAGGAACGTTTGAGCCGTTTCGTCGGCACGCTGTTCGCAGGCGGCCATTCGGTCATGGTGCTGGCGATCGCCGCGCTGGCCGGCCTTCTTGGCAGCCGCCTCGCGGTGCACGGCGCGCTATTGGAGACGATCGGCACCTGGGTGAGCATCGCGACGCTGCTGAGCCTTGCCGCGCTGAACATCCGCCAGCTCTCGCTCAATCGCGCCGGTTCGATCGGCGGAGTCAAGAACGCGCTCTTGCCGAAATCGCTGCGCGTCGCCACCAGCCCGCTGGCCGCGATCCCGATCGGTCTGCTCTTCGGGCTTGGTTTCGACACATCGAGCCAGGTGGCGACGTTCGCGCTCGCTCTCACCGCCGGCGGCGGCATCGTGTTGGGCTTGATCATCGGCTTCGTGTTCTCGCTGGGCATGTCGGTGACGGATACGCTCGACAGCCTTCTCGTCCACCGGTTGTGTACGCGCCAACCGCTCGAGCTCGTGCGTGCGACGCGCGTGTGGATCATCGCGGTCACCGCGCTTGCGATCGCCGTCGGATTCTACGAACTGGCGCAAGCGCTCGGTTGGCATTCTCCGGTCTCGGATCTGACGGTGAGCGCGACGCTCGTCGGGGCGCTGCTGCTCGTCTTCGCGTGGACGTTCACCTGGACCGCGGGCGAGGGCACGCCGTCTCCAACCAGCCAACTCTCATGAAGGTCCGTGCGCTCGGCGCCGTCGCCGCGCTGGCGCTGCTCGCGATCGCAGCCTGGCCGGCCTACATCGCCACGCAGAGCAAAGCGTTGGCCGCTGCGCCCTCACCCGCGCCGGTCACGCCTGACTATCTGCACCGGAACGCGATCGTGGCGGTGTTCGAGGGCGACGTGCGCAAGAATCCCGATCAGCTCATCACGCGCATGCTCGCTTCGCAATACCTCATGCGCTACCGCGAGACCGGCGACGTCGGCGACCTCGTTCGCGCGGAGCACATGGCAAAGCGCTCGCTGCAGTACCAGCGTCGTTACAATGTCAACGCGGACATGGCGCTGGCATCGGCGCTGCTCTCCTTGCACCGGTTCAAAGGCGCGCTCGCCTACGCGCAAGACGCGGGCGCGGTCGAACCATGGAACGGCGGAGCGCTCGCGCAGGTCGCAAGCATCGATCTAGAGCTGGGCCGCTACGACGATGCACGGCGGTCGTTGCGTGCGGTACCGGCAAGTCCGGAAGACGACGTCGCGGTCGACACCGCGCAGGCGCGCTACCAAGAGCTGACGGGAGACATCGCGCAAGCGCGCCGCTCGCTGCAGCGTGCGATGAACTCGGTGGACGGCGTGGTGGACACCCCGGCCGAGGCGCGCGCCTGGTACCACTTCCGGGATGGCGAATTGGCGTGGGAAGCCGGCGATCTCGCCGGCGCACAACGCCGTTTCGAGGAAGCGCTCGCGATCTTCCCCGATTATCCGCGCGCCTACAACGGGTTGGCCCGCCTCTATTGGGGGCAGAAACGCTGGCGCGAGGCGCTTGATGCCGCGACGCGCGCGTCTGACCAGATACCGCTTCCTGAGACGCTCGGCTATAAGGCCGACGCGCAGCGAGCTCTCGGCGATGAACGCGGGGCGCAGGTGACGCAGGATACGATCGTCGCGATCGAACGGATCGGCAACGCCCAGCGCATCAACGACCGCGCGCTTGCGGTCTACTACGCAGAGCACGGAGTCCGGCTGGCCGACGCGATCGCGATCGCGCAGCGCGACGTCGCGTTGCGCGACGATGTGTTCGCCGAGGACACGCTGGCTTGGGCG
The genomic region above belongs to Candidatus Eremiobacteraceae bacterium and contains:
- a CDS encoding TlpA disulfide reductase family protein, producing MIGQPAPAIALKDIDGKPVTLAQYRGKPVFINTFATWCPPCKQELPDIVKAYPQYKDKVVFLGIDEQEDAELVIPFLKRFGITYQVALDPGSFADTYEVSSLPASFFIDTNGVVQKVYRGFMTPAAFKDNIATIYKS
- a CDS encoding M48 family metallopeptidase; the protein is MRSLAAVVLTALMLNAAAPVPARAMSTATEVSKGAAISKEVDRQSLLVDDPFLTNWVTGIGNNLAKYRAREDINYTFSIINSDEINAFSLPGGFVHVDMGLLNAVSSDDELAGVMAHEIGHVERRHAITMEEKAQALGVLIGVLSILSPIASIFSGYGGDLAMTKFSREDELQADQYGLQLMSRAGYDPQSMVDFMDSLRKMSEQPESKADKAFLDHPVPSDRIAHLEGYGPLDNPTAAQITADAIHDESEGRYSYSADRFQQALHAQPTDTLASEHLAAVQVALKDTWPHPAPGTQYQFAFELDPAGRASTAAEIQQALSITRNDVALAREQEKWGIRDAESLSTQLHSLSGGVPNLGQPKTPNNNLAVAIGALDRMVIDINGSLGLTGDVMSSAPGLINDNQAMLGDMGQRLLDSSQTPQTVIAHYPAIAQGLTTSSDELVRSIDRARAAVTAATDSVNALKDYFVVLDTIDTTSGDIKPADMPRVQAALAKAQASWDQVEAMALQADDEVYAAQSRWLSAHITMLDLTSTSDRYGDFRKAMAYRFPGVNTPDYSAVMRSGLTPGDISCLAWLSFETKQPVDQLVSQAQDSGESCEDMALARGLLTESMEIAQGLMYQDYIDRPHKAK
- a CDS encoding tetratricopeptide repeat protein, encoding MKVRALGAVAALALLAIAAWPAYIATQSKALAAAPSPAPVTPDYLHRNAIVAVFEGDVRKNPDQLITRMLASQYLMRYRETGDVGDLVRAEHMAKRSLQYQRRYNVNADMALASALLSLHRFKGALAYAQDAGAVEPWNGGALAQVASIDLELGRYDDARRSLRAVPASPEDDVAVDTAQARYQELTGDIAQARRSLQRAMNSVDGVVDTPAEARAWYHFRDGELAWEAGDLAGAQRRFEEALAIFPDYPRAYNGLARLYWGQKRWREALDAATRASDQIPLPETLGYKADAQRALGDERGAQVTQDTIVAIERIGNAQRINDRALAVYYAEHGVRLADAIAIAQRDVALRDDVFAEDTLAWALACSGRWHEAQAHARKAVALDTPDARLQYHAGVIAWHNGDMAEARRRLTSALGLNPQFHPLYADDARRLLQQM